One Salvelinus fontinalis isolate EN_2023a chromosome 11, ASM2944872v1, whole genome shotgun sequence DNA window includes the following coding sequences:
- the LOC129865532 gene encoding protein NDRG2 — protein sequence MTTEMQEIAITEEKPLLPGQPDPAKDAEAAARILLDQGQEHSIETPHGLLHVTLHGTSNTRRPAILTFHDVGLDSKSCFSPLFKFEEMQEIVKNFTLVHIDAPGQEEGAASYPMGYQYPSMEQIAEMIPAVLTYFNFRSVIGVGVGAGAYILSRFTMAHPDSVEGLVLVNIDPQARGWMDWAAQKITTLTSSLTEQILSHLFSQEEMSANADLVKSHRDRISKAPNLINIELFWRGYNSRRDLIIDRTSNFKCPVMLVVGDQAPYEEAAVECNSKLDPTTTSFLKMADAGGLPQLTQPSKLTEAFKYFIQGMGYMASSVMTRLSRSRTTSLSSSYSMEGERERSRTLSQSSQGGQMPPSPSHTMEVSC from the exons ATGACGACTGAAATGCAGGAGATCGCCATCACGGAGGAGAAGCCTTTACTTCCGGGTCAGCCCGATCCTGCAAAG GATGCTGAGGCTGCAGCTCGAATACTGTTGGACCAGGGCCAG GAACACAGTATTGAGACACCTCATGGTCTCCTCCACGTGACTCTCCATGGAACCTCTAACACACGCCGTCCCGCCATCCTCACCTTCCACGATGTGGGCCTGGaca gtAAAAgctgcttctctcctctgtttaaaTTTGAGGAGATGCAGGAGATAGTGAAAAACTTCACTCTGGTCCACATTGATGCTCCTGGCCAAGAGGAGGGGGCTGCCTCCTATCCTATGGG ATACCAGTACCCGTCCATGGAGCAAATTGCAGAGATGATCCCTGCTGTCCTGACATATTTCAA TTTCCGTTCTGTCATCGGAGTTGGAGTGGGAGCTGGGGCTTACATTCTCTCCAGGTTCACA ATGGCCCACCCAGACTCAGTCGAAGGTCTCGTTCTCGTCAACATTGACCCTCAGGCTAGAGGGTGGATGGACTGGGCTGCCCAGAAG ATCACCACCCTGACATCCTCCCTCACAGAGCAGATCTTGAGTCATCTCttcagtcag GAGGAGATGTCAGCTAACGCAGACCTGGTGAAGTCACACAGAGATCGCATCTCCAAAGCTCCCAACCTCATCAACATCGAGCTTTTCTGGAGGGGCTACAATAg CCGTAGGGATCTGATCATTGACCGTACCAGCAACTTCAA gTGTCCTGTGATGCTGGTGGTCGGGGATCAGGCACCTTATGAGGAGGCTGCT GTGGAGTGCAACAGCAAACTGGACCCAACAACAACCTCATTCCTCAAG ATGGCAGATGCTGGCGGTCTTCCCCAGCTTACCCAG CCCAGCAAATTGACCGAGGCTTTCAAGTACTTCATTCAGGGGATGGGCTACA tGGCATCGTCCGTCATGACCCGTCTGTCTCGTTCGCGCACCACCTCGCTGTCTTCCTCTTACTCCATGGAGGGGGAGCGCGAGCGTTCTCGtaccctgtctcagagctctcaGGGTGGGCAGATGCCCCCCAGCCCCTCCCATACCATGGAAGTGTCCTgctga